A single genomic interval of Chloracidobacterium validum harbors:
- a CDS encoding PilW family protein encodes MPSSTRFSLPIARLPRRPDLGFSLVELLVVAGILTIAMAAVMGTLSLALQTSRNNSSLVEANNNVRAALNFIKNDLDNVGELPLTSVFSTGTANPKLGAPAVYVRSGFLQARGFPVGVGSTAPNRIGGVVPLLESGTISTTCDIISPIQAWTRVAGGATAVGSFTAPNIVANQGYAAVDGTSAATRYPNLRVYPGACDRTEVATAYGNGSHQLITLQVNPVPVALRVRVPDPANPGGEIIQRQIFPVEATFSARAQVSGSSLVLQPEIYPGPETYGGTIPPGTPINLNPRRVAPNVVLNANPFVNPADILLGRRLRPYVDTLLLTYQYTPPGSPPPPPTLLSVLGLVTGIDGNNIVLQGNDLAGINPANWGDIIQNNVPVTITRMRLSHYFVGWNGGDAPPILFYREGGLLAPLAFDVENFRMSFDLVDEGAVTAAGVPIQGIMFNTDQTTPAPPATSLGVPVSFPPGAGPSPDPNPPRSPLTTKTQVRMVRLTVYGRTNERERALINADAPIPDAFNRGYFHVSERTTVGLRNLAPQ; translated from the coding sequence ATGCCATCGTCCACACGTTTTTCATTGCCTATCGCCCGGCTCCCCCGCCGTCCAGATTTGGGGTTCTCACTGGTTGAACTCCTGGTTGTCGCTGGCATCCTAACAATTGCCATGGCGGCCGTGATGGGAACGTTATCGCTGGCGCTCCAGACGAGTCGTAATAACTCCTCGCTGGTCGAGGCAAATAACAATGTCCGGGCCGCGCTCAATTTCATTAAAAATGATTTGGACAATGTTGGAGAGTTGCCGCTGACCAGCGTTTTCTCTACCGGAACGGCGAACCCAAAGTTAGGCGCACCAGCGGTCTACGTGCGCAGTGGCTTTTTGCAAGCGCGTGGCTTTCCGGTTGGCGTCGGCAGCACTGCGCCCAATCGCATTGGGGGAGTTGTGCCACTATTGGAAAGTGGCACCATTAGCACAACCTGCGACATTATCTCCCCAATCCAGGCCTGGACTAGGGTGGCTGGTGGAGCAACCGCCGTGGGGTCTTTTACGGCACCCAATATTGTTGCCAACCAAGGCTACGCTGCGGTGGATGGCACTTCAGCCGCAACCCGCTATCCGAATCTGCGCGTTTATCCAGGAGCCTGTGACCGAACAGAAGTCGCCACGGCCTACGGCAACGGGAGTCACCAACTCATCACCTTGCAGGTCAATCCTGTGCCGGTTGCCCTGCGCGTCAGAGTGCCAGACCCGGCTAACCCAGGTGGCGAGATTATTCAGCGCCAAATTTTCCCGGTTGAAGCAACATTCTCGGCGCGGGCGCAAGTGAGTGGTTCCAGCCTTGTCTTGCAGCCAGAAATCTACCCCGGCCCTGAAACCTATGGGGGAACGATTCCGCCGGGAACGCCAATCAATCTCAACCCGCGACGGGTCGCTCCAAACGTTGTTCTGAACGCAAACCCATTCGTCAATCCAGCCGACATTCTGCTTGGACGGCGGCTACGCCCCTACGTGGATACGCTGTTGTTGACCTACCAGTACACGCCACCGGGTTCACCGCCGCCGCCACCCACCCTGCTTTCGGTGCTCGGCTTGGTCACTGGCATTGACGGCAACAACATTGTTTTGCAAGGCAATGATTTGGCCGGCATCAACCCCGCCAACTGGGGGGATATCATCCAGAATAATGTGCCCGTCACCATTACGCGCATGCGCCTGTCGCACTATTTCGTCGGGTGGAACGGTGGCGACGCCCCGCCCATTCTGTTCTATCGGGAGGGAGGATTGCTGGCCCCGCTTGCCTTCGATGTTGAAAATTTTCGCATGTCTTTTGACTTGGTTGACGAGGGAGCCGTCACTGCGGCGGGCGTGCCCATCCAGGGAATTATGTTCAATACCGATCAAACAACCCCAGCCCCACCAGCCACCAGTTTAGGCGTGCCGGTTTCCTTTCCGCCAGGCGCGGGTCCATCGCCCGACCCCAACCCACCCCGCTCGCCGCTCACCACTAAAACTCAAGTGCGAATGGTTCGGCTGACGGTGTATGGACGCACCAATGAGCGCGAACGAGCGCTCATCAATGCTGACGCGCCCATTCCCGATGCTTTCAATCGCGGTTATTTCCACGTATCGGAGCGCACTACGGTTGGGTTACGTAACCTCGCGCCCCAGTAG
- the uvrB gene encoding excinuclease ABC subunit UvrB — protein sequence MPFELVAPYTPSGDQPAAIAALVDGFRQDAKHQILLGITGSGKTFTVANVIAALQRPALVMAHNKTLAAQLYQEFKGFFPRNAVEYFVSYYDYYQPEAYVPSTDTYIEKEATINDEIDRLRLSATRAAFERRDFIIVTSVSCIYGIGDPDAYFGMICFVEPGQHLRRDKLIERLVELQYDRDDEDFARGTFRARGDTVEVHPSYAEQALRIAFWGDEIDTLELFDPLLGETIERIPHKYPIYPKSHYVTPKPIVQRAVETIRQELDAWEPVLIGQGKTVEAQRLRQRTTYDLEMMRELGFCRGIENYSRHLTGRPPGAPPPTLFDYLPDDTLIVVDESHQTVPQVRGMYAGDRSRKQTLVDFGFRLPSALDNRPLNFAEWEQRVGQVLFVSATPGPYELACTGGEIIEQIIRPTGLLDPAVLVRPVRGQIDDLLGEIRQCLARGERALVMTLTKKMAEDLTDYYAEVGVNVRYLHSDIETLDRVKIIRDLRRGEVDVLVGVNLLREGMDLPEVSLVAILDADKEGFLRSEASLIQIIGRAARHVNGKAILYADRMTDSMRKAIEITERRRQIQQTYNTEHGITPRTVVKPIEATLVTAHEAAYFKTLPDLAAFEDDSPETLAVTISQLEVEMRAAAKALEFEKAAALRDKIKYLKSRQILA from the coding sequence ATGCCGTTTGAACTCGTTGCTCCGTACACCCCTAGTGGCGACCAGCCGGCTGCTATCGCGGCCCTGGTTGATGGCTTTCGGCAGGATGCCAAGCACCAAATCCTGCTGGGCATCACGGGTTCCGGCAAGACGTTCACGGTGGCGAATGTCATTGCCGCCTTGCAGCGGCCGGCGCTGGTCATGGCGCACAACAAAACCCTGGCGGCGCAGCTCTATCAGGAGTTCAAGGGGTTTTTTCCCCGCAATGCCGTCGAGTATTTCGTGAGCTACTACGACTACTACCAGCCAGAGGCGTACGTTCCTTCAACCGACACCTACATTGAAAAAGAAGCCACCATCAATGACGAAATTGACCGGCTGCGCCTGTCGGCAACCCGGGCGGCCTTTGAGCGGCGGGATTTCATCATTGTCACCTCGGTATCGTGCATTTACGGGATCGGCGATCCTGACGCCTACTTTGGGATGATTTGCTTCGTTGAGCCGGGTCAACACCTCCGGCGCGACAAGCTGATCGAGCGGCTGGTCGAGTTGCAGTATGACCGCGATGATGAAGATTTCGCCCGCGGGACGTTTCGCGCGCGCGGCGATACGGTCGAAGTGCATCCGAGTTATGCCGAGCAGGCGCTGCGGATTGCGTTCTGGGGGGATGAAATTGACACCCTGGAGCTATTCGACCCACTGCTGGGCGAGACCATCGAGCGCATCCCACACAAGTATCCCATCTATCCAAAGTCGCACTATGTGACGCCCAAGCCCATCGTACAGCGCGCCGTGGAGACCATCCGGCAGGAACTCGACGCCTGGGAGCCGGTGCTGATCGGGCAGGGCAAAACCGTGGAAGCCCAACGGCTCCGCCAACGGACGACCTATGATTTAGAAATGATGCGGGAGCTTGGCTTCTGCCGTGGCATTGAGAATTACTCACGCCATTTGACCGGGCGTCCGCCGGGCGCGCCCCCGCCGACCTTGTTTGACTACCTACCGGATGACACGCTCATCGTCGTGGACGAAAGCCACCAAACCGTGCCGCAGGTGCGTGGCATGTACGCCGGCGACCGCTCGCGCAAGCAAACCCTGGTGGATTTTGGTTTTCGGCTGCCGAGTGCGCTCGACAATCGCCCGCTCAACTTTGCCGAGTGGGAACAGCGCGTCGGCCAGGTGCTCTTTGTTTCCGCGACGCCAGGCCCCTACGAGTTGGCCTGCACGGGCGGGGAAATCATCGAGCAAATCATTCGCCCGACCGGACTGCTCGATCCGGCGGTGCTGGTGCGTCCGGTACGCGGCCAGATTGACGATTTACTGGGCGAGATTCGGCAGTGCCTAGCGCGCGGTGAACGCGCCCTAGTCATGACGTTGACGAAAAAGATGGCGGAGGACTTGACCGATTACTACGCCGAGGTTGGCGTCAATGTGCGCTACCTGCACTCCGACATCGAAACGCTCGATCGCGTCAAGATCATCCGCGACCTGCGGCGGGGGGAGGTTGACGTGCTGGTCGGCGTGAATCTCCTGCGCGAAGGCATGGACTTGCCTGAAGTATCGCTGGTGGCGATTCTCGATGCCGACAAGGAAGGTTTTTTGCGCAGCGAAGCCTCACTCATCCAGATCATCGGGCGGGCCGCGCGGCACGTCAACGGCAAGGCCATCCTCTACGCTGACCGGATGACCGATTCGATGCGCAAAGCCATAGAGATTACGGAGCGCCGTCGCCAAATCCAGCAGACCTACAATACGGAACACGGCATCACGCCACGCACGGTTGTCAAGCCCATCGAAGCTACCCTGGTGACGGCCCACGAAGCAGCGTACTTCAAAACACTGCCGGATTTGGCGGCGTTTGAGGACGACAGCCCGGAAACGTTGGCCGTGACCATCAGCCAGCTCGAAGTCGAGATGCGGGCTGCCGCCAAGGCGCTCGAATTCGAGAAGGCCGCGGCACTGCGCGATAAAATCAAGTACCTCAAATCAAGGCAAATCCTTGCCTGA
- a CDS encoding acyl-CoA dehydrogenase family protein, protein MPQTDFLNIDSLLTPEELQIRDVAQQFVRERVLPVIEDCYERGVYPTELIKPMGELGFYGCTLPEDYGCAGLNSLAYGLITQELERGDSGVRSFASVQSSLVMYPIYTFGTEEQRRKWLPALAKGEKIGCFGLTEPDYGSNPSDMVTRAERTKYGWKLNGAKMWITNGSIADVAVVWAKTGTDTRSIRGFLVEKGTPGFSAPEIKKKHSLRASITSELIFQDCEIPEENILPNVEGLRGPLSCLNQARYGIAWGAVGSALATYTTALEYSLSRIQFGKPIASFQLTQRKLADMITEISKAQLLAYHVGKLKDAGKVTPAQISMAKRNNVAMALEVAREARTILGANGISAEYPVMRHMNNLESVLTYEGTHDIHTLIIGAEVTGIQAFK, encoded by the coding sequence ATGCCTCAGACCGATTTTTTGAACATTGATAGTTTGTTGACCCCGGAAGAACTGCAAATCCGAGATGTCGCCCAGCAGTTTGTGCGTGAGCGTGTCTTGCCGGTCATCGAGGATTGCTATGAGCGCGGCGTCTATCCCACCGAGCTGATCAAGCCCATGGGAGAGCTGGGGTTTTATGGCTGTACCCTGCCCGAAGACTATGGCTGCGCCGGTCTCAATAGCCTTGCCTACGGGCTGATCACGCAGGAGCTTGAACGGGGCGATTCTGGCGTGCGCAGCTTTGCTTCTGTGCAAAGCTCGCTGGTGATGTATCCGATCTATACCTTTGGCACGGAGGAGCAGCGGCGCAAATGGCTGCCGGCGCTGGCCAAGGGTGAAAAAATTGGGTGCTTTGGCCTCACCGAACCCGATTACGGCTCCAATCCAAGCGATATGGTGACGCGCGCCGAACGGACGAAATACGGGTGGAAGCTCAACGGCGCGAAGATGTGGATTACCAACGGCTCGATTGCCGACGTGGCGGTGGTGTGGGCAAAGACCGGCACCGACACGCGCAGCATCCGAGGCTTTCTGGTCGAGAAAGGAACGCCCGGCTTCAGCGCGCCCGAAATCAAGAAAAAGCACTCGCTGCGGGCCTCCATCACCTCCGAGTTGATTTTTCAGGATTGCGAAATTCCCGAAGAAAACATTCTGCCGAATGTGGAAGGGTTGCGCGGCCCGCTCTCGTGCTTGAACCAGGCGCGCTACGGGATTGCCTGGGGGGCGGTCGGGTCGGCTCTGGCCACCTACACGACGGCGCTGGAGTACTCGCTGTCACGAATTCAGTTTGGCAAGCCGATTGCCAGCTTCCAGCTCACGCAGCGCAAACTGGCCGACATGATTACCGAAATCTCCAAGGCGCAACTGCTGGCCTATCACGTCGGCAAGCTCAAGGATGCCGGCAAGGTCACGCCGGCGCAGATTTCGATGGCCAAACGCAACAACGTCGCCATGGCGCTCGAAGTCGCGCGCGAAGCTCGGACGATCCTTGGAGCGAATGGGATTAGCGCCGAATATCCGGTCATGCGCCACATGAACAACCTGGAGTCCGTGCTGACCTATGAGGGCACGCACGACATCCACACGTTGATCATCGGCGCGGAAGTCACGGGCATCCAGGCATTCAAGTAG
- a CDS encoding S41 family peptidase translates to MLRLDAQYELVMTPMLHRYFAPFTLLVVVLSAGLGGLAMHLSASGWGSRLGQPEQQQRVELEQVIREAQEVVVSNYVVETPPELLTKSAIQGMLRILDPHSNFFDSKEFQEMRTEQHSRFYGIGVSIARRHDRVYVLAAIEDTPAARAGLRAGDAIIKVNDEPATDWTTRQVLEKVRGERGEPVSITVERLGVPKPLTFSIVRDAVPLPSIRTYFMVQPGIGYVALSGGFNTTTEDELRRAMNELAAQGMQSLVLDLRGNPGGLLPQAVSVADMFLRRDQKIVAVRGRAGYNGEEAREYRAKNTAPFEKPIVVLIDHNSASASEIVAGALQDHDRALIVGEPSFGKGLVQRVFELPFGSGLTLTTAKYYTPSGRCIQRSYTSGLLYAYYTHQPSDAPPTGEAAATDTGRTVYGGGGITPDVIVKPQTFTAAQGRLSDATFEFARHLSAGLVPGLVNYRIERTDYRRQLRDGDFPITDKVIAAFREFLKTNPRFTALEPAVTSNLDFIKNQIRQHLATAAYGTEAGFRVQLAADPQLLRAIESVPKAVELAQRAWLVSESGPRR, encoded by the coding sequence GTGCTGCGCCTCGACGCACAGTATGAACTGGTCATGACACCCATGCTGCATCGCTATTTCGCTCCCTTCACGTTGCTTGTGGTGGTGCTCTCCGCCGGCTTAGGTGGACTCGCCATGCATTTGAGCGCCTCCGGCTGGGGCAGCCGGCTGGGGCAGCCGGAGCAGCAGCAGCGCGTTGAGCTTGAACAAGTCATCCGTGAAGCCCAGGAAGTGGTTGTATCCAATTACGTCGTTGAGACCCCGCCTGAGCTGCTCACGAAGTCGGCCATCCAGGGCATGCTCCGAATTCTCGATCCGCACTCGAACTTTTTCGACAGCAAAGAGTTTCAGGAGATGCGCACCGAGCAGCACAGCCGTTTCTATGGGATTGGCGTTTCGATTGCGCGGCGTCACGACCGGGTGTACGTCCTGGCAGCCATCGAAGACACCCCAGCCGCACGCGCCGGACTGCGCGCCGGTGATGCCATCATCAAGGTCAATGATGAGCCGGCAACCGACTGGACGACGCGCCAGGTTCTCGAAAAAGTCCGTGGCGAACGCGGCGAACCGGTCTCCATCACGGTCGAGCGCCTGGGGGTTCCCAAACCGCTGACGTTTTCGATTGTCCGGGATGCGGTGCCGCTGCCTTCGATCCGAACCTACTTCATGGTTCAGCCTGGGATTGGCTACGTTGCGCTTTCCGGGGGCTTCAACACGACGACGGAAGATGAACTGCGGCGGGCCATGAATGAGCTGGCCGCCCAGGGCATGCAGTCCCTGGTGCTCGATTTGCGGGGCAATCCTGGTGGGCTGTTGCCACAGGCCGTCAGCGTGGCTGACATGTTCCTGCGGCGCGACCAAAAAATTGTCGCCGTCCGTGGGCGCGCGGGCTACAACGGAGAGGAAGCCCGCGAATATCGCGCCAAGAATACCGCGCCGTTTGAGAAGCCAATCGTCGTTCTCATTGACCACAACTCGGCTTCGGCGTCCGAGATCGTTGCCGGGGCCCTTCAGGATCACGACCGGGCGCTGATTGTTGGGGAACCGAGTTTCGGCAAGGGCCTGGTGCAGCGCGTGTTTGAGCTTCCCTTTGGTTCGGGGCTGACACTCACGACGGCAAAGTACTACACGCCGAGTGGTCGCTGCATCCAGCGTTCTTACACGAGCGGGTTGCTGTATGCCTATTACACACATCAGCCGTCCGACGCGCCGCCGACCGGCGAAGCGGCAGCCACGGATACCGGGCGAACAGTGTATGGCGGCGGCGGCATTACCCCGGATGTCATCGTCAAGCCCCAAACCTTCACTGCCGCCCAGGGGCGGCTTTCAGATGCTACGTTTGAGTTTGCGCGCCACTTGTCGGCCGGTCTCGTCCCAGGCTTGGTCAATTACCGTATCGAGCGGACGGATTATCGGCGGCAGCTCCGCGATGGCGATTTTCCGATCACCGACAAGGTGATCGCCGCTTTTCGTGAGTTTCTCAAAACCAATCCTCGGTTCACGGCGCTTGAACCGGCCGTGACCTCGAACCTGGATTTCATCAAGAACCAAATCCGGCAGCACTTGGCAACGGCGGCCTATGGAACGGAAGCCGGCTTTCGGGTGCAGTTAGCGGCTGACCCGCAGCTCCTTCGCGCCATTGAGTCCGTTCCCAAAGCAGTTGAACTCGCGCAGCGGGCGTGGTTGGTTAGTGAATCTGGGCCGCGTCGTTAG
- a CDS encoding HD domain-containing phosphohydrolase, translating to MKRKKSTKILYTFLAVILALVMLPLAAVSWKLIGIGRESMRLNERAEQLRSVVLVANELRTYIGGYRHQISGMARTFESIGGVDTLLKQDETTRNRHLAQFLEDDPNLILLGIVPQGKTAETELVAQWDTRKIAAEEVSKTVGEALTAVSRRPDRTYVSTPRYIPSSNEFAIVLAHSLQRPDASPERAEVVVAVTSLEPIFNLVNVTSASDNLDHAALLRNGSRVVFLVDQQGRILAHPDRALVYTSTDVSDWGIVAKWQDTIAINISAPLAEPFEIRLGEQKLSMLGSCATAMIAPDLPVGVIAVINEEAAYSPVTKMIWQAMALTFVTALLAVLVGLLLAYWITSPIAAVASGARAIADGDFSRRITVRSHSEIGQLADDFNAMAEHIQRYINDLRFAVNENRELFLGTVKALAEAIDGKDPYTRGHSERVKMYSVLMAEHMGLSREEIEDIRVAALLHDVGKIGIEDRILKKPAALTEDEYTIMKTHPEKGAKIMAEIPQMKKYVPGMYYHHECMDGRGYPLGLKGDQIPLMARIISVADTFDAMTTNRPYQRAMSTEVAVQKIWSFAGTRYDPAVVAALESALNAGKLDEVIQGYQVALAAGKA from the coding sequence GTGAAGCGTAAGAAGTCAACGAAAATTCTTTACACGTTTCTGGCGGTCATTCTCGCCTTGGTGATGCTGCCGCTTGCAGCCGTGAGTTGGAAGCTGATTGGGATTGGGCGTGAGTCCATGCGCCTCAATGAGCGGGCCGAGCAGCTTCGGTCGGTCGTGTTGGTCGCCAATGAGTTGCGCACCTACATTGGCGGCTACCGCCACCAGATTAGTGGCATGGCGCGCACCTTTGAGTCCATCGGCGGGGTTGACACACTCCTCAAGCAGGATGAAACCACGCGGAACCGGCATCTGGCACAGTTTCTCGAGGATGACCCCAACTTGATTTTGCTTGGTATCGTGCCGCAGGGGAAAACTGCGGAAACTGAGCTCGTTGCCCAGTGGGACACTCGGAAAATCGCGGCTGAAGAAGTCAGCAAGACGGTTGGTGAAGCCTTGACGGCAGTCAGTCGCCGCCCTGACCGAACCTATGTCAGCACGCCCCGCTATATCCCCTCGAGCAATGAGTTTGCCATCGTCCTGGCACATTCGCTCCAGCGGCCAGATGCTTCCCCAGAGCGCGCGGAAGTCGTGGTTGCCGTGACCAGCCTCGAGCCAATTTTCAATCTGGTGAATGTCACCTCGGCCAGTGACAACCTTGACCACGCGGCATTGCTTCGCAATGGCAGCCGCGTCGTGTTTTTGGTTGATCAGCAGGGAAGAATCTTGGCTCATCCTGACCGGGCGCTGGTGTACACGTCCACCGATGTCAGCGACTGGGGAATTGTCGCCAAGTGGCAGGACACGATTGCCATCAACATCTCTGCGCCCCTGGCCGAGCCTTTTGAAATCCGCCTGGGTGAGCAGAAGCTCTCCATGCTGGGCAGTTGCGCCACGGCGATGATTGCGCCCGACTTACCGGTCGGTGTCATTGCCGTCATCAACGAGGAGGCCGCGTATTCACCGGTGACCAAGATGATCTGGCAGGCAATGGCGCTCACGTTCGTGACTGCCCTGCTTGCGGTCCTGGTTGGCTTGCTGCTGGCCTACTGGATCACCTCGCCGATTGCTGCCGTTGCCAGTGGCGCGCGCGCCATTGCCGACGGTGATTTTTCGCGCCGCATCACGGTGCGCAGCCACTCGGAAATCGGCCAACTAGCGGATGACTTCAACGCGATGGCCGAGCATATCCAGCGCTACATCAATGACCTGCGGTTTGCCGTGAATGAAAACCGAGAACTGTTTCTGGGGACGGTCAAGGCGCTGGCTGAAGCCATTGATGGTAAAGACCCCTACACCCGTGGACACTCCGAGCGCGTCAAAATGTATTCCGTGCTCATGGCCGAGCACATGGGGCTAAGTCGGGAAGAAATCGAAGATATTCGCGTAGCGGCCCTGCTTCACGATGTCGGCAAGATTGGCATCGAGGACCGCATTCTGAAAAAGCCGGCTGCCTTGACCGAGGATGAATACACCATCATGAAAACCCACCCGGAAAAAGGCGCAAAGATCATGGCCGAGATTCCCCAGATGAAGAAGTATGTGCCCGGCATGTACTACCACCACGAGTGCATGGATGGACGCGGTTATCCCCTTGGTCTGAAAGGCGATCAAATCCCGCTCATGGCGCGTATCATCAGCGTGGCGGACACCTTCGACGCCATGACGACCAATCGTCCCTACCAGCGGGCGATGTCCACCGAAGTTGCCGTGCAAAAGATTTGGTCGTTTGCCGGCACGCGCTACGATCCGGCCGTCGTTGCGGCACTCGAAAGCGCACTCAATGCCGGAAAACTTGACGAGGTGATTCAGGGCTACCAAGTTGCCCTGGCGGCCGGCAAGGCCTAA